The Apium graveolens cultivar Ventura chromosome 3, ASM990537v1, whole genome shotgun sequence sequence AAAAACTTAATTTGACCAAAATAAATTTGTACTCtctctgtccctcccatttgtttacattttcctttttgggatgtcccttccaattctttacatttcaaaaacttccaaaaatagtaaagtttttataatataaaaagtaaCCACAACCACCACTTATCTCCACTATACACActttattaaatattaatcggTCTCACTAATTTACTCAGTTTTTTAACTTTTCTCCGCTACTTTATCTTTTTTCTTAACCTCCGTGCCCAACCCAAATGTAAACAAATGtgagggacggagggagtatataatATGACTTAAAATTAGTACTTTCTTTCTCTCCTCAACCCACTGACTGTTGCTACTTCTTTTTAGAATTGGTTGAGGTTCAGAAGGGACTGGGGATAGTTAGTTGTTCTTATGGAACTCAAACTGCCATCAATTTATTTTTGGTTTGTTACCAATATAATAGGCTTAAATAGTAGCCTTGCACGATTTGATGTTTTTGTACAGTGTAATTGGACGATAAAAACTGTGGCATTTAAAGGAGTGAATGTCAAAAAGTTTGCAACTCTGTTTTACTTTCTTTGGTCCGCCTTAAAGATTGATGGTTTCTCTCTTTCGTTCGAATTTCTTTTGTAAGCTTCAGAACCTTTAATGTTCAGATCTGCTTTTTCTCCAATCATGTTTGAAACAAAGGAATTGTCATTCACTCCTGTCTACATTTGCTACTATTCTTCAATCTTTCCATCCAACGGAATTGAATGGCATTTGTCGCCATGCACAATTGTTCAACACTGTTTGTTGTGCACATTGAGTTGCCACTTGCCTATTTTTTCGTGAAATTTGTAATTGTAAATTTATCAAATACCTATTTTTCCGCTGTTCATTTTGGCTTATGCTTTTGATTGGAAGGGTGGGTGGGAGAATGATGAAACTGTTAAGGAAGCAGCAGTTCGTGAAGCTGTGGAAGAAGCTGGAGTTCGAGGAGACTTAAAGGTAAATGCAAACATGTATTCTAATAAACAAAGACGAGATGTCATGTTTATTATGTACAGATATATAAATACTTTCAGTTCACATTTATGTTGGTCATGACTATTCACTTTGTACAGGTAGCCGATTTCACGCACATAAACTATAATCAGATATTAGACTCACGGTGTTACATGCTTGTACTATTTTAGGCAGTAGATCTTGAAATGTAATTTACTTTAATTATTGCAACTGCAATTTAACTGATGTTATATTTTGTCGCAGCATTTTCTGGGGGAATACTACTTTAAAAGTAAAACGCTTCAAGATGAGTTTAGTCCGGAGGGATTGTGTAAAGCAGCTATGTACGCTTTGCTTGTGAAGGAGGAGCTTGATTCTTGGCCAGAACAGAGCCTTCGTCAAAGACGTTGGTTAACAGTTTCTGAAGCAGGTGAGTGCTGTCGGCATTCATGGATGAAAGAAGCCCTGGAAGCGGGCTTTAGGAAGTGGCTCAGTGATGGTATGGTAAGCACCATGGAAGAAAACAATCACATTATCTCTGGTTCCTCTCCCAAGGATGAGGAATGAAACCTTGATGCTTTTAAAAGGCACCTTTTGAAGCCGATTTTTTCCCTTTTCTTATTTGACCCCTTATTTCTAGTTGTGGAGGATTAGGTGGTTAAAATAGGGTTTAAAATGCAGATAGTTGTATTGTTTTAGATTTTTACACTAGTGTTAAATGGGAACTGTTGTTTCCTTTGCTTTCATATTATGTAGGTAGGTTTCGCGGGATTTGCGAATTCCGAATTGGAATATAATGCATATTATATTGACGTAATCTTATATGATTCCATATGGAGGATGTTTAGTGCATATGCAGTATGTTATGGTAATGGAGTAAGTATGTTTTGGATGTTAAATTTGTCATCCAATTTGGTACGTACAACACAAGTTACTCTGGACTTGATAATACTTTGCAAAGTGCTAGGTGTTCAGAATTTTGTACAAAATATTTGTACATAATGATATGACATTTGATATGAGGTATTTTAATTAATTTTGTTGATGTAAATGTAGGGGGCCCATTCCAATTCCAATTAAAATACAGCACAGCACAGGTCATTATGTACAAAATTTTGTACACGATTATGTACCCAAACATTTTCCCTTTGGAAAACCAAGAACCATTAGCATCAAAGATTTTATAAAAAGTTGTGGAAAGCCACCAAAAAAGAAAGTGGTGGAACAAGAATCTAGTATTATACACTGAATTTGATACAGTAGTTTTATCCCAAGTGATTTCAGACTCATGTAAGTTGATAAAAGTAACAATTTATCTTTGAAGTTTGATTCCAAATAAGTGCAAGAAAATTAATGATAATATACATATTATCTTTATTAGTATTACGAAGTTAACAAGTCAGACAAGCATATGGTTGAGAGGATGAGCAAAATCGAATCGAATGATATGTGTCTGAAATCAAACTTCAAAGATAAATTGTTACTTTTATCAACTTACATGTGTCTGAAATCACTTGGGACTACTGTATCAAATTCAGTGTATAATACTAGATTCTTGTTCCACCACTTTCTTTTTTGGGTGGCTTTCCACAACTTCTTATAAAATCTTTGATGCTAATAGTTGTTGGTTTTGCAAAATATTATCAAGTTCAGGGTAACTTGTGTTCTAGGTACCAAATTGGATGACAAATTTAACATCCAAAACATACTTGATAACTCCGGTAAGTAGGGTGGCTCCTTCCGATGCCGTTTCTGGACCTTTGGGTGTGAGTGAGGTGTAACTGTTATTGGGAGAAATTTAACATAAATAATACCATAAATTAAAAGAGGAGAAATTTTATGTAACAGAAGGAGTAACTTGTTAATCAAGCCGGCTCACGTAAAATCGGACGGAGTAAAAGATAAACATGGAGTCCTCGTATATAAGATTGTACTCATGTTATTCTCAAAAAGGTCCCGGACCCAGTGTCTGTGTTCGTACAATATTGCACTGTACAGAAGGCAAGGGCAACTTAAATGTTAGGCATAGGACAAGCAGCTGGCGGCTGCTTCTTTTAGTCCTGTTGTCTTTTGTCCACAACTTGCCAAGTAGGGCTTCAATATTAACTACCTCTGTTGTACTCCTCTATATGCTTATTTTAACATCAATTTAAGTAATCTTtctacttaattttatattctaTTCGTCTCGTTAAACTGTACTTCCTCCGTCCCAACTATTGGTTTATATTTGATTTGAAcacggagtttaagaaaaatgataaagtaatGGTGAAAAGTTAAAAAAATGAGTAAAACGGTGGGACGattaatattttatgtataaAATGGGTATAGTAGAGTTAAGTAGTTGATGagtttattttttatattataaaacttcactacttttggaaaattttgaaatgtaaagaattggaaAGGATATCCCAAAAAATAAAGTGTAAAGAAATGGTTGGAAGAGAGGGAGTATACGTTTAGTCTGAACtcaaaaattaacaaaaaatagGAAAAGTGAAGACAGTGGTGCGATCGatcaatatttaaatataaaatatggGTGTAGTGCAAGAAATAGTAGTTGTAAGTGGGGTGTAGACTGTAGttactttttatattataaattttaccATTTTTATAAGTTTTGAAATGTATAAAAATGGGGAacatcaaaatattttttttataaaaatgaatGAGACAAATGGAGTATCAATCAGTATTctaaaaaatttcaatttaacTGATTAATCCCCGATTAATCCTCTATAAGCTATCCGACCGATTCGATTTTTGAAATTTGATTAATCATTATATGTTTTTTATTggagtatatattataatttattagAATAAAATGCTATACttatttaaatatgaataattatatgattaatgatataataaatatatttattaataaataactaatataaacATACATGAATAGTGTATATATAGTGTGTATAATTTCTCAGACTTGTGCTCTGAATTGATGCCTTGACGCTGAATCTACGAGACTACGACTATGACTAATTTCAAGTTTTAAATTCTCTTATAAAATGACTTATAACCTTAAAATTTTATGTATAAATTTATCAATTATTTTCATTCCAGCCAATTTTACAATGTAATTATATTGAATTTAACGCAATTATTAATTAAAGCACAATTTAAACATCTAAATTAAGATGATCAAAATGaaaaattaaatcaagtaatAACTGGTTATTCGAAATTAAATTAACCGATTACAAACCAAGCTAGTTAGCTTGGTAAAATATCTAAACTTTAGAGACATCAAAATGAAATGCAGATTCATACCAAAAGTTAGAAGGCGAGAAATATCCACCAATATCTTGTAACCACAACAGATCCCCACTTTCGACACACGCCACCGTATCCTGCGCATCATCTTTACACACCTCCCCACTTTCGACACACGCCACCGTATCCTGCGCATCATCTTTACACACCTCCCCACTCACTACTTGTTCCTGTTGTTGATTGTCAACAACAACATTAGAATGTTGTAGACACGCATCTTCTGCAGGCACATCTTCAGAATCTCTGCCAGTGAGTTGCTGAACCAGAGCTCTGAACTGAGAAGCACTGGTGTTGACTTTCATAGGGTTTGAGATGTACACCACTTTGACTTGTGCTTTTGTCTTGCTCTTTTTTATCTGTTTGGATGCATCATGAACACCTACTACTTGTTTGTTCATGCTTCTGTAGAGTGTACAAGTGAGTGAAGATTGAGTGTTTGAGTTTGTGGCAAGAGATTTGAAGTTGTATTGAGAGGAGAGTGGTGAAATATATAGGTAGATATAGTTGAATCTGGATTTAAGGAAAATTATTACATGTACTCGAGTTGAACAGCTGTAAGTAAATCTGGACGTATTTGATGAATGGATATAATCGCAGCCCCGTGCACATATATATGCGCGTCTTAACACGCACGTTTCAATCTCTCACGCTAGGTGAATTTgtatttataataatttttttagcTACCTAGAAATGAATTTCCCACTAGGACGGTTTTTTTAACaagtttttaaattaaaatataataacaaaaatgatactccctccgtcccaaaatGTGGCTCCCGTTTTGACTTTTTGTACTGTTTATGGTAAGCGATTGattactaatttacgtctaatctataatatTAAACATAGTCATGAatgattttgttggattcgtatttatgagtactttaatataatgaggtttttatatttaatattaatacgaaattaaagatattaacaattaaaAGTGTGCGTTGGCAAACGTGTGCAACACAaataggaaacgtttttaggAACAGAGGGTGTAAAAATATATATGTTCAATAAGTTCCTATGGCTTTTAAAATTATTGCATCCTTATGAGCCAGCCTCTTTATCTTTACTATTTTAAGAGTGAGCTATGTAACTCTTAGCTTCtttttattagaaaatatttacTTTCACACATGTATCTATTTATACTATTTTATTAaagttattattatattaaaaatgaaaaattaaaagTTTAGTTGTTCATCGAATTATACAAAAACATATAAGATCACTAGTACAGAAAAGACCTAAGGCGTCGGTCAAAAAAGGCCTAAGGCGTCGGTTTTTTAGTGTAGTAAATGTAGGGGACGTTGTAGGTAAATTCCTACAACGTCGGTTAAATGGTCGACGCAAAAAACTGTTTAGCGTCGGTTAGATAATACACGCAGAAGGCAAGAAAACCGACGCTATAGTTTTACAAACAGTGTCGGATAATTAAACAACTGACGCTAAATCTTAGACCTGTTGTGTTGGTCTTCTTAAAATGCCGACGCTATTGTGCTTATCAATTGCGTCGGTCTCACTAAAATGCCGACGCTAAAAGTTGTAGAGCAAATGTGTCGGGTCCTAAAATGCTGACGCCTTAGGTCTATAATTGCATTTTTTTTGCTTGATCAATTTTTTTTTCCTGATCATTTTTAACTTGTTAACTACACATATTAAAAACAGAGGTACACCCAAAAATTAAAAAAGGTTcacaaattatattaaaataaatttggaATTGTTCATAATTTTAGTTTACAACCCAATATTTACAAAAATTCATCCAAGACTAATGTTTTCATGACAAATCCCTCGGACTAACTCGATTCATCCGAGAATTAATCAAAGCAACGCACCTCAACACCCTAAAGCACCAACAATATTCTAACATCGACTAACTTTCTGCAAACAAACAAGAGGGCACACATTCGACATTCTATTACATACTAAATTCCAACAAACCACAGTCAATGAGTATAAAACATAACAATGCTAGTAATCCTGCACTCATAAAGTCGTAATAAGGAGTGTCCTCTGTTTTCAGTTGACATAATTTTTTGGCATaatcaaaattcaaataataAACTAATGAATTAAATTATAAGTACCAATAAAATTAGAACAGATCCACATTTAATAATAATACAAATGATAAAACTACCATAGCTGATGAAAAATACAgataggagagagagagaggggggggaaAGGAAGAAGTCTCAAACCTCAATTAGAAACAGATAACAGATAACAATAACCCAATCATAACAGCACAGAACCCCAATTAGAAGGAAAAAAAAGGAAGAAGTCTCAAACCTCGCAATAACCCAATCGATTCCCCTCTTTGAAGCAACAACCTCTTCGATTCCCCTCTTTGAAGCAGCACCCTCTTCGATTCCCCTCTTTGAAGCAGCACCCTCTTCGATTGTTTAAGCAGCAGCAGCCAAAACCCCACAATCGAATAAACCCAATCGATTCCCCTTTCTCAGAGCCAACAATCGAACCCTAGAAATCGATGGCCCTCTTTCTCAAAGCCATCGCAGAGTCACAATAGATTCATGCAATTTCAATTCACGCAGTAGAATAGATGAAATCGCAGTTGAGATGAAATCGCAGTTGAGATTGAAATTGCAGTTGAGTAGAATAGTAACAGAGACGAGTGAAATGAAAATTTTAGTCACCCGCGTTTGTGTGTTAACCGCGTTTGTTTTAAAATctttttttaaattatttcttcttACATTGGTCAAAAAGAAAACCGACACTGTATATTATCTTAATAGCGTCGGCTAAAAAAAAACCGACACAATAGCAACACCAACAGCGTCGGTCGTTTGACCAACCGACACAGAAGACCAAACTAGCGACGTCATTCAATTTGACCGACGCTATTCTAACTCTACAGCGTCGGTTAATTGAAACGACTGACGCCTTTAGCTTTGAAAAATAGAAAAATGCGCCGGTTCTCTATTTAACCGACGCATTAGGCAGTAAAGAGTGTCGGTTCTCTATTTAACCGACACTATAGGTGTGACTCCTAAAGTGTCTTCTGTACTAGTGGATCGAATTATACAAAAACATATTATTAAAAATGACCGTGTTTTGCAGGGgttatatattaatattaatataaatttaaaagtCAATAATACAGAAGTTAGCGGGCAATAAAGATAATATTGTTGAAATTAACACGAATATGTTAACTATGAGTCACATTATTTGTATTATATCTGGAAATGAATATATTATGTTATAGATTCAACCTTAAAATTTTAATGTAATACTTTCTTCTAAAATGATACTATTTCAGTGAAATTATTCTGAAAAAGGATTTTAAGTACATTTACGAAAGAACAATGCTAcatattcaaaaaaaaataaaaactttCGTAAAATGACACACGTTATTTTTTCATTTGTAAATTTCATATTAATACACGAACGGTCTACATCATTTATTCATTTATGAATAAATATCCCATCCAACGATGACAATTTATTATTTGAAAATTATTTCGGAAACGATTTCTAAAAACCTAGCATTACGAAATGTGACCAAAATTTCTTACTATCTTTAAGATAGATAATTAATTTTCCAAAATAACTTGTTTTAAATttgatactccctccgtccctaaaaacatttcctatttgtgttggacacgtttgccaatacacacttttgattgttaatatttttaatttcgtattagtattaaatataaaaaaaattatattaaagtacTCGTATATACGAATCCAACAAGATCACTTATGACTATATTTGATTTTATAAATTAAACGTAAATTATTAATCAACGGCTTACCATGAATAGTGTAAAAAGTCAAAACGGGAAACGTAAtacgggacggagggagtaatgtAGTGAAATACTCGCCGACAACGCGTGAGATAGCATTACGAATGAAGGGGTGTGGTGGGGAGGTGGAAATTGATTGGTTGACACGAGTCCCATCAATAACAGTTTTCGCGACATCATGCTTACGTAAACATATGACGCCGTGATTCCGTCCTTTCCACCTTTAGTTGGCTGGTTTCTAAGGATCCTGTCGGGCTTATAAGTTACTTATAGCTTATAAACCTGTAAGTACTTAAGTCGGactgtttgtcgacccaacttataagtcgaatctacaacttataagttgataagttaaatgttagtaacgacgtattttttctcaacttattttgatttttcaatttttttattaattttagtttttaaatatatgtttttaaatgttaattTAATTTCAAAGTCATaaattaagataataatatttaaaaattatatattttagttcatttaagttaaaaaaaactgacttataagtaaaattaaccaaacacttacataacttataagtattcatctacttatcacttttaactcacttattaattttaagtcataaattacttattttaagatttttcaAACGACCACTAAAATCTTTAGTTGCTGCAATTCGCTTCTTGTAGGCCTAAGGACAACACAATTATATTTCTTTTCATTCATTTCATAATTTTGTTCCAAATAAACAACTTTATAGTACTACCTCCGTCCCGGCAGATAGTATACGTTTACTATTTACATGTATTTCGAGACTTCTATAAAttataatttcataatatttttttaaaaaaaatatgaataaaagtttaaacataaacttttattcaggaaaaaaatttaaaaatattatgaaattatacTTTAAAGGAGCATTGAAAATCGTGTCAAAAAATAATGTATTCAATTCAATATAGTATGTGAAATTTATTGTTATATTTGTTCTAACAAAGTTTATACTGAGTAATAATTAAATTCAGGATATGAGACGACAAGAAAGAAATAATACATTAAGCTATTTCATCCCGCTCAAAACCTACCTCAAATTACAAATTAAATGAGCATCAATTTAAAAGGGTATATTGCCTAGTTTTACCCCTAATGATGCAAGTCTGTTTTCGAACAAACtcttaaattaaaatataaagatAATGTCAAAAAATCAAGTTTATGAAATTTTTAGTGACTCTTAAAAATCTTAAAAgtcttttctctttttttattaataaaatatttaaacgCACATGTTTCATTTCAAACATTTGTCATGCACAActtaaaatatgaataaaatataacTTAAAAGACACTACGAGAAAATAGGGTTAAATACAACTGATTTAAATTCGACTGGGGTTAAATTCGACCGCGGTCGAATTCCAGCGGTGGTATTTAAACGGTCGTATTTAAACGGTCGTATTTACAATCAATTTTAACCAAAAATGGTTGAAATTAAAACGGTCGAAATTAAACCGGTCGAATTTAGCTCCTAAATTCGACCAAATTTTTTTCTCAATCGAATTTAGCCCAAATAAAAAACTGGAGGGAATTTTCCCGCAAAATATTTTATTTGGCACTCCTAAATTTAACCGATTTCAgtcaaatttttttatttaaaaatggaGGGAAATTAGCTCAtacttttaaaatttttgaaaagaAGTTAGGGAAATTTCCCGTCCTTTTCGAAATTATATTTTAATGGAATTCGGTTGTATTtatgatttttcagaattttaatttttaataaaaaaacttATTTGATGGTAGTGaatattttgaaattatgaatATTAGAGAGAATATTTTtattgacatccgtatggttgtatcgatgaaaaatatttttttaaaaatcgtaataccaattcaggattaaacactagttagttgtactactcaaactgatacttgactttaaaaatggcaaaccaaataaaattattttgatctgaaattttcgttatatcactaatatatatatttattgacatccgtatggttggatcgatgaaaaatattttttcaaaaataaaaacaccaattcaggttttaaacactagttagttatattagtcaaactcatgtttgacttttaaaatggtaaatcaaataaaattattttgctatgaaactttggttatattaCAACTATATATATCTACGgatatccatacggttggatcaaatatttttaaaaaatcgaaatactaattcaggactaaacactagttagttgtactagtcaaactgatgctaGATTTtaaaaatggcaaaccaaataaaattattttgatatgaaatttaagttatatcactaatatatatatatttattgacatccgtacggttgaatcgattgaaagaatattttaaaaaaatcgaaataaCAATCCAGGACTAAACAaaagttagttgtactagtcaaactaatgtttgacttttaaaatggcaaaccaaataaaattgttttgatctgaaatttttgttatatcactaatatatatattttttgacatccgtacggttggatcgatgaaaaatatttttgaaaaaatcgaaataccaattcaggactaaacactagttagttgtactagtgaAATTGatacttgacttttaaaatgacaaaccaaataaaattgttttgatctgaaattttcgttatatcactaatatatatatatatatatatatatatatatattgacatccgtacggttgaatcgatgaaaaatattttttaaaaaatcgaaataccaatccaggactaaacactagtcagttatactagtcaaactgatgtttgacttttaaaatgacaaaccaaataaaatagTTTTGatctgtaattttttttatatcactaatatatatatttattgacatctgtatggttggatctttgaaaaatatttttttaaaaatagaaacaccaattcaggactaaataCTAGTTGATTATACTAGTGAAACTGATGTTTGatttttaaaatggcaaaccaaataaaatagTTTTGATCTGtaatttttgttatatcactaatatatatttattgacatctgTACAGCTGGAtctatgaaaaatattttttaaaaaatagaaacaccaattcaggactaaacactagttgattatactagtcaaactgatgtttgacttttaaaatgacaaaccaaataaaattattttgatctgtaatttttgttatatcactaatatatatattttttgacatccgtacggttggatcgatgaaaaatatttttgaaaaaatcgaaataccaattcaggactaaacactagttagttgtactagtgaAATTGatacttgacttttaaaatgacaaaccaaataaaattgttttgatctgaaattttcgttatatcactaatatatatatatatatatatatatatatatatatatatatatattgacatccgtacggttgaatcgatgaaaaatattttttaaaaaatcgaaataccaatccaggactaaacactagtcagttatactagtcaaactgatgtttgacttttaaaatgacaaaccaaataaaatagTTTTGatctgtaattttttttatatcactaatatatatatttattgacatctgtatggttggatctatgaaaaatatttttttaaaaatagaaacaccaattcaggactaaacactagttgaTTATACTAGTGAAACTGATGTTTGatttttaaaatggcaaaccaaataaaatagTTTTGATCTGtaatttttgttatatcactaatatatatttattgacatctgTACAGCTGGAtctatgaaaaatattttttaaaaaatagaaacaccaattcaggactaaacactagttgattatactagtcaaactgatgtttgacttttaaaatgacaaaccaaataaaattattttgatctgtaatttttgttatatcactaatatatatatttattgacatctgTACGATTGGATctatgaattttttttaaaataaaatagaaacaccaattcaggactaaacactagttgattatactagtcaaactcatgtttgacttttaaaatggcaaaccaaataaaattgttttgatctgaaattttctttatatcactaatatatatatttattgaaatccgtatggttggattgatgaaatttat is a genomic window containing:
- the LOC141713678 gene encoding nudix hydrolase 16, mitochondrial-like; its protein translation is MSELVARTGRHQQRYVDGHRLIAGCIPFRYLYPEKSDGEPSEKKVEVLMISSTSGPGLLFPKGGWENDETVKEAAVREAVEEAGVRGDLKHFLGEYYFKSKTLQDEFSPEGLCKAAMYALLVKEELDSWPEQSLRQRRWLTVSEAGECCRHSWMKEALEAGFRKWLSDGMVSTMEENNHIISGSSPKDEE
- the LOC141713679 gene encoding uncharacterized protein LOC141713679, giving the protein MNKQVVGVHDASKQIKKSKTKAQVKVVYISNPMKVNTSASQFRALVQQLTGRDSEDVPAEDACLQHSNVVVDNQQQEQVVSGEVCKDDAQDTVACVESGEVCKDDAQDTVACVESGDLLWLQDIGGYFSPSNFCYTSLTPKGPETASEGATLLTGVIKYVLDVKFVIQFGT